The Ichthyobacterium seriolicida sequence AGCTAAATTTTGAAGAGATGTCAATACATCCTTTACTAATAAAAAATTAGCGTTTGGTATTTTACAGTCTAGTTTTTCTACTACAAAATTTCTAACCCCTTGGTTATATGCACTCTTTATATAATTATGTCCGTCGTCATTTTGGGTGTTTAAAGCAAAAAATAGACTAGTGCTATCATTATCCCATTGACGACTGTCAGTAGTTATTTTATTTATTTCTTTTTTATCACTTCCTATATGAGATTGGGCACATATTATTTTTGATATAATATCTATATCGTAATGAATTGTATCACTGTATACTTCTTGAATCATTTTATTATCTACATCAAGATAAAAAGTTACTTAAATTTATTTTCCACTATAGAGGCTATATTTACTATTACTTCTACGGCTTTTTCCATCGATTCTACAGCTATGTATTCGTATTTGCTATGAAAATTATGTCCTCCAGAAAAAATATTAGGACAAGGTAATCCCATATAAGACAATCTACAACCATCCGTGCCACCTCTTATGGGTTCTATTATAGGTTTTATATCAGCTTTTTCCATAGCCTCTTTGGCTATATCTACAATATACATGATCGGTTCTATTTTTTCTTTCATATTATAGTACTGATCTTTCATCTCTAGAGTTAGAGAATTATTATACCTCTTGTTGAAATCATTTACCAACTGCTCTATATTATTTTTTCTATTGGTAAAATTAATGTGATCGTGATCTCTTATAATATATCTCAATCGTGCTGTTTCTACATTTCCGTTTATATCGCATAGGTGATAAAAGCCTTCATATCCTTGAGTATTTTCGGGAGTTTCCTCCTTAGGCAATGATTCTGAAAACTCAGAAGCTATAGTATTTGCATTTACCATTTTGTCTTTTGCAAAACCTGGATGAACCAAGTTCCCCTTTATATCTATTATTGCAGTAGCAGCATTAAAATTTTCAAATTCTAATTTGCCTACTCTATCACCATCTATAGTATAAGCCCATTTAGCTCTAAATTTTTCCACATCAAATAGATCAGCTCCTTTTCCTACTTCTTCGTCAGGGGTAAAGCATATTCGTATCTCACCGTGTTTTATATCTGGATTATTGATTAAATACTCCATAGCTGTAACTATTTCAGTTACTCCTGCTTTATCATCTGCTCCTAATAGGGTTGTCCCATCCGTTGTGATAATCGTTTGATTTTTATACAGTTTTATCTCGGGAAAGTACTTGGCAGAAAGTATTATATTTTTTTCTGTGTTGAGGATTATGTCTCCACCGTCGTAATTATAAGTGATTTTAGGGTTCACATTTTTACCAGTGAAATCAGGAGAAGTATCTATATGCGCTACAAAACCAATAACTGGGATATTTTTTTCCGTGTTAGAAGGCAAGGTTGCCATTACATAACAGTTTTCATCTATCTCTACTTCTTTTAATCCTATGCTTTTTAGTTCATCTACTAAATAATTTCCCATTTGAAATTGTCTTTCAGTACTAGGGATAGTATCCACATCGTGCTTTGACTCAGTGTGAAAACTCAGGTATTTAAAAAATCTTTTTACAATAGGTTTCATATTATTTTTCATATTTCTATTTTTTTTCTGCCTATACTTTCGTAGTGAAAATTGTTTTTTTGCATATGTTTTAGGTCGTATATATTTCTGCCATCGAATATAGCTGGGTTTTTCATTATAGATTTCATTTTATCTAGATCAGGATTTTTAAATGAAGCCCACTCTGTAGCAATAATAAGGGCGTCTACATCTTTTACACAGTCGTAAATGTCCGTGGCAAAATATATTTTAGAATTGTATATTTTTTTTGCATTGCTAATGGATACTGGGTCGAAGGCCCTTACAGATACTCCTAATTCTAATAGTTTATCTATGATGTACAAAGATGGAGCCTCTCTTATATCATCTGTATCAGGCTTGAAAGACAAACCCCACAGAGCTATAGATTTACCTTTTATATCTCCACGAAAATATTTTTCTAGTTTTAACAATATAGATGTTCTCTGTTTTTCATTTACCTTGGAAATGGCATTTATAATTTTAAAGTCGTAGTTGTTGTCTTGTCCTAATTTTATCAGTGCTTTTAAATCTTTTGGAAAACAACTGCCTCCGTAGCCTAATCCTGAAAATAAAAAGTGTTTGCCTATTCTCTCATCTGCACTCATTCCTATTCTGATCAGATCTATATCTGCTCCTACTTCATCGCAAAAATTAGCCATTTCATTTATGAAAGATATTTTAGTAGCCAGAAAAGAATTACAAGCGTATTTAGTCAGCTCAGAAGATTTTTCATCCATTTTTATAATCTGATTTTCCGAGTGTACGTAAGGTTTATACAGTTCGCTCATCAAATCAAAAGCTCTGTCCGAGCTAGTGCCAATGATTATTCTATCTGGTCTTAAAAAGTCGTTCACAGCAAATCCCTCTCTTAAAAATTCAGGATTTGATACCACATCAAAAGTGGATTTAGCATTTTTTGATATTATATCGTATACCTTTTTTGTAGTCCCTATTGGGACAGTACTTTTATTTACTATTAGTTTATAATCACAAACTAGTTTGCCTATCTCCTCTGAGACCTTTAGAACATAGGATATATCAGCTGAATTATCTCCATTTGCAGGAGTAGGCAAAGCCAAAAATATAATTTGTGCCTCTCGTATAGCATTTTCTAGTGAACTGGTAAATTTCAATCTGTTCATTTTTATATTCCTATTGAAAAGGATATCCAAATTTGGTTCATAAATAGGGAGTTGCCTATTTTGCATCTTCTCTATTTTTTCCTTATCGATATCTACACATACCACATTATTTCCTGTTTCTGCCAAACAAGTACCAGTTACTAATCCTACGTATCCAGTTCCTATTACTGCTATATTCATATTAAAATAATTAAATAGTGCTTTTTATATTAAAAATTCAATCAAAAGACTGTAATTGAATTAATTTGTGATATACCGATTTTTTATCTAGCAAATCTCGATGACTTCCTTTTTCTACTATTCGTCCTTTTTCTATAACTACTATGATATCAGCTCTTTGTATAGTCGACAAACGATGAGCTACTATTATTGAGGTTTTTTCCTTTATTATGTTATCTAATGCTTTTTGCAAATG is a genomic window containing:
- the pepT gene encoding peptidase T; the encoded protein is MKNNMKPIVKRFFKYLSFHTESKHDVDTIPSTERQFQMGNYLVDELKSIGLKEVEIDENCYVMATLPSNTEKNIPVIGFVAHIDTSPDFTGKNVNPKITYNYDGGDIILNTEKNIILSAKYFPEIKLYKNQTIITTDGTTLLGADDKAGVTEIVTAMEYLINNPDIKHGEIRICFTPDEEVGKGADLFDVEKFRAKWAYTIDGDRVGKLEFENFNAATAIIDIKGNLVHPGFAKDKMVNANTIASEFSESLPKEETPENTQGYEGFYHLCDINGNVETARLRYIIRDHDHINFTNRKNNIEQLVNDFNKRYNNSLTLEMKDQYYNMKEKIEPIMYIVDIAKEAMEKADIKPIIEPIRGGTDGCRLSYMGLPCPNIFSGGHNFHSKYEYIAVESMEKAVEVIVNIASIVENKFK
- a CDS encoding UDP-glucose dehydrogenase family protein, with the protein product MNIAVIGTGYVGLVTGTCLAETGNNVVCVDIDKEKIEKMQNRQLPIYEPNLDILFNRNIKMNRLKFTSSLENAIREAQIIFLALPTPANGDNSADISYVLKVSEEIGKLVCDYKLIVNKSTVPIGTTKKVYDIISKNAKSTFDVVSNPEFLREGFAVNDFLRPDRIIIGTSSDRAFDLMSELYKPYVHSENQIIKMDEKSSELTKYACNSFLATKISFINEMANFCDEVGADIDLIRIGMSADERIGKHFLFSGLGYGGSCFPKDLKALIKLGQDNNYDFKIINAISKVNEKQRTSILLKLEKYFRGDIKGKSIALWGLSFKPDTDDIREAPSLYIIDKLLELGVSVRAFDPVSISNAKKIYNSKIYFATDIYDCVKDVDALIIATEWASFKNPDLDKMKSIMKNPAIFDGRNIYDLKHMQKNNFHYESIGRKKIEI